Within Conger conger chromosome 3, fConCon1.1, whole genome shotgun sequence, the genomic segment AATGTGTCTCCCGATCCAAAACATGATCAGAAACGATGCTGAAGACGTTAATTGATGTCGATTTAATAGTAAATGGAATATTTTCATTCATAACACAATTTACTTGTCCATTCGTCCCAGAATCTGCGTCTTGTATGTTTATAATTGCAACAACCGTGCCTTCCTTAGAGTCTTCGGAAATTAATTTAGATTTTGACATGATATTAATGACAGGCTTATTATCATTGGTATCAATTACATCTACTATTACTTTACAAGAATCAGAATGGCCAACGGAATCTCTTGCTTGTACGTCAATTTCAAAACGTTTAGCCCTTTCATAATCCACATTTCCAATTAATTTCACCTCACCATTATCCGGATCTACTTGAAAGAGTTCAGCAACAACCTCCGCTGAGTTAGAAATAGAATATGTTACTTTGGCGTTCGACCCCTCGTCTGTGTCAGAGGCGCTTACTGTTGTTAAAATTGTTCCTCCAGGAGAATTCTCCATTATAGAAGCCTTATAAACAGTTTGAACACAAATAGGCGCATTGTCATTAGCATCGAGCACAGTGATACGGATCTGCACCGTGCCCGACATCTGGGGATCGCCTCCATCCATTGCTGTTAACGTCAACGAGAGCTCATCTTGTTTTTCTCTATCTAACGGTTTCTGAAGAACCATTTCTACGTTTTTAGTACCGTCTGGCAAACTGTGCAATTTTAGGTTAAAATTATCGGTTGGTTTAAGCGAGTATCCTTGCAGGCCATTAACACCAACATCCGGATCCATTGCTTTCTCTAGAACAAATCTCGCACCAGGCAAAGAAGACTCGATCACATCAAATCGCATTTCAGTCGTTTTAAACCTTGGCGCATTATCATTAATATCCATGATCTCTACAGTTATACCGTAATATTCAATCGGGTTTTCCAGAATGATCTGGAAATGTAAAGCACAAGGACTCGTCTCTCCGCACAATACTTCGCGATCTATTCTCTCCTTAATATGGAGGACTCCCCTTTCTTTATTCAGTTCAATGTATTCAGTGCCGTCTCCAGTATATACATGAGCATTACCAGATTTTAATCTTTTTATATCTAACCCAAGATCCTGCACTATATTACCGACTAACGACCCTTTGGGCATTTCCTCCGGTACCGAATAGCTAACCTGCCCGCATACAGAACCGAGAAAAATGACAGCGATGATCAGTCGTACTTGCCAAGTCATTGTTCTGTGTGATATTCTTCTGACGCCACGATAGTGCGAAAATAACAACATCCGTAATAAAATGGCTCCTCCGCAGAACATACAATCCAGTgagaatggaaaatatttttgtgatcCCGTTGAAACAAAGGAAGAAGCTCGCGCTATCCGCAGTCACTGGTTCATGATCAACTGTGCGAGACGTGTAGTTCTCTCTGTCGCTTACAGGGAGAGTGCAGGGGAGGTCCTACTGGAAATGTGCTCTCAGTCAGCACCACACCGATCAACAGCGGCACTTTGAGTTCAAATACAGAACTGCAAAATCTTCATTTTAAAGACATAATATGGATATGCACATACAATgatgaaatgaatacaaatacatGTAAGCTGTGGACAATAAACAAATAGCAGCACACGATCAACAGTGGCGCTCTCAGTTTAAAACTGAACTGCAAATATCAGTTTCAAATATGTCAGTCAAGGAATTATTTAGAATAAAGTGTCTGTAAAATAGATCAGCTGGTCTGTTTCTGAGAAGACAGCGGTTTCTTATTTTCCTTAGAGCGTTCAGCTACAATAATGCACTGACTATTCATCATCCTGTGTTGGTGTAGGTGTATGTATAGgctgcatatgtgtatgtgcattgtaTGCTGGAATAATAATTGcacatgtaataataattaatcatgTAATCTTTAGAAAAGTACCGGTGATACGATTATGCCCATTTTCAAAAACTATCATGGACTgatttgtttaattttgtaaatggattatgtatttatgtatgtgtgtatgtatgtatgtatgtatgtatgtatgtacaagCAAATTATCCACAAGCATTGTTATGTTGTGTCACATTGTCTGTCCCAAACAGTTTGAACAGAAAGTAGAAATGAAAGTGCACTGTAAACTCCAAGTTTTCACTCAACAATGTTTCTAAGACTACATGGCACCACATGTACTCTATCAGAGTAAAACTACACTACCGGAGCACTGAAAATAAACTTTGCTGAACACTGAAAACGCTACTATGTTGACTGTCAAAAAAGTGTATTTATCTGACTGAAAATTGAGAATAAATAGAAATCACAAATACAATATAAGTAAAACAACACGACTGAGttcttgaaaaaaatgtaaatgtttaaattatAGAAACCTGCCAAAAGACATTGTTTTCTTTATATAAAACACTGTGACCATTGCACATTGTTATTGTTACCCGGAAAAAGTCCAAAGTATTAGCCTGAAAATAGAATAGATGCAATATGTGCCTCCTGTATTTTGGTATTATTAAGACTACTGTACTAACAACAATAATGCCTTCAACAACATCTACTTTTGCTGCTGCTAATTTGAATATTTGGGAGAAATACATGTACCAGTTGGTAAAAAGGAAACATAAACCATCTAACAGACTCAGGTCTAATACTTCAATTACACTGGGGTCAATAGTGATGACCCATCGCCCTGACCATAGATAATTATAACTCAGAGTGGTTTCAGAAAATGGTATGCAGGGACGTTCAGTACCATGTTCATTGAATAACTCACCTGATTCTCTGAAACCTCATTCGCGCCTTTCTGTTCAACGTGCGGTAGAGTTTGAGTTCCACAGGCGTCCAGACTAATGATGCTCTGACTGCAAGGTCTAACATACTTCATATCACTCTTTCTGGAGTCAGTCGTCCTGCACATGTCGTAATTATACACGTGCTGTAGAGTTCCTGTACCATCGACGTCTGCGTAAAGTGGTGGATAGTAGGGTATAACTGGAAGGTTTCCGTTTGATTTGTAAAATAATTGTTCACGTCTCCATCTGTAGCACTTTACCGACAGTATGGCAATTATGGAGACgatgaaaagaaatgaaacgaCAGCCAAGGCCAGGACTAAATAAAAAGTGAGATTATCATTATAAACCTTGTCTTGCGTAAAATCGGTGAATTCCGAGAGCACTTCCGGGAAGCTGTCAGCCACAGCCACGTTTACATTTACTGTGGCTGAGCGAGAAGGCTGTCCGTTGTCCTCAACAACAACAGTGAGTCTTTGTTTGACAGCATCTTTATCAGTGACCTGGCGTGAAGTTCTTATTTCTCCATTCTGCAGGCCCACTTCAAACAGCGCTCTGTCTGTCGATTTCAGCAGTTTATATGAAAGCCATGCATTCTGTCCGGAGTCCACATCAACAGCGACCACTTTAGTAACAAGATAGCCGACATCAGCCGAACGAGGCACAATTTCAGCCACGACAGACCCTCCACTTAGTACTGGGTAGAGAATCTGAGGTGCGTTATCGTTCTGGTCTTGAATTAATATCTTCACTGTGACATTACTACAGAGGGGAGGAGAGCCTCCATCTTGCGCTTTTACGCGGAACTGGAAATCCTTAATCTGCTCATAGTCAAAAGAGCGCACGGCGTGGATGACTCCACTGTCAGAATTCACAGACACATATGATGAGACTGACACGCCATTAACAGTCCCTTCCTCCAGTATATAAGAAACACGAGCATTCTGGTTCCAGTCGGCATCTCTGGCTTTTACTGAAAACATGGAGAGACCCGGactgttattttctttaatgtGAACTTCATATGAACTCTTTTCAAAGGCGGGCGCGTTGTCATTCACATCTGATACTTGTACGGTGATAGTAACGCTACTTGAGAGAGAGGGCACTCCCTCATCAGAGCAGGTAACACTGATGTTAAACTGAGAGTGTGTCTCCCGATCCAAAACGTTATCAGAAACGATGCTGAAGACGTTAATTGATGTCGATTTAATTGTAAATGGAATATTTTCATTCATAACACAATTTACGTGTCCATTCGTCCCAGAGTCTGCGTCTTGGATGTTCATAATTGCAACAACCGTGCCTTCCTTCGAATCTTCGGAAATTAATTTTGATTTTGACATTATATTAATTACAGGCTTGTTATCATTTGTATCAGTGACATCCACTATTACTTTACAGGAATCTGAATGCCCTCCGTAATCTCTGGCTTCgatgtttatttcataatgcTTCTCTTTTTCATAATCCACATTTCCTATTAATTTCACATCACCATTATCCTGATCTACTTCAAAGAGTTCAGCAACATCGTCCGCTGTGTTAGAAATcgaatatgttacttttccatTGGAACCTTGATCTCCGTCAGAGGCGCTAATTCTAGTTAAAACGGTCCCTTGGGTCACATTCTCTATTGCAGAAACCTTGTAAACAGACTGAGCACAAATAGGCGCGTTATCATTCGCATCGAGTACCGTGATACGTATCTGCACCGTGCCTGACAACTGGGGATCGCCGCCATCCGTCGCCGTTAACGTCAATGACAGCTCATCTTGTTTTTCTCGATCTAACGGCTTATGTAGAAGCATTTCTACGTTTTTGCTACCGTCTGGCAAACTATGCAATTTTAGGTTAAGATGATCAGTTGGTTTAAGCGAGTATCCTTGCAGGCCATTTACACCGACATCCGGATCCATTGCTTTCTCCAGCACGAACCTCGCACCAGGCAAAGACGATTCGATTACCTCAAACCGCATTTCAGTCTTTTTAAACCTTGGCGCATTATCATTAATGTCCGTGATCTCTACAGTGATGCCATAATATTCAATCGGGTTTTCAAGAATTATCTGGAAATGTAAAGCGCAGGGGCTCGTTTTTCCGCACAATCCTTCGCGATCTATTCTTTCTTTAATAAGG encodes:
- the LOC133125131 gene encoding protocadherin gamma-A12-like, with protein sequence MIYGQVSYSVPEEMPKGSLVGNIVQDLGLDVKRLKSGNAHVYTGDGTDYIELNKERGVLLIKERIDREGLCGKTSPCALHFQIILENPIEYYGITILIQDQNDNAPQILYPVLSGGSVVAEIVPRSADVGYLVTKVVAVDVDSGQNAWLSYKLLKSTDRALFEVGLQNGEIRTSRQVTDKDAVKQRLTVVVEDNGQPSRSATVNVNVAVADSFPEVLSEFTDFTQDKVYNDNLTFYLVLALAVVSFLFIVSIIAILSVKCYRWRREQLFYKSNGNLPVIPYYPPLYADVDGTGTLQHVYNYDMCRTTDSRKSDMKYVRPCSQSIISLDACGTQTLPHVEQKGANEVSENQKQTS